The stretch of DNA CACAATTTGAAtggatttgtttatttttttgtaatcatGGCCAGAAGTTTGGATAATTCATTTCTTAACATGGTCCTTCGTGTTCTAAGCCTATGATTAGAGGCTCTGTAGGAACGCGATAACTTCCGAACTCAAAAGAGAAACTGAAGTTTACATGCAGTTTGAACAAAAAAGAAACTCACGGTTTTGCAATGGAGACCCAAATAAAAAATGTGCTATCATCCAGATTGTCATTTGGTTGGCACGTAATAGTCGAAGAAGACGACTCGTCACAAAGCCATGCCTTTGCCAGGTTTGAATTAAAATTCGGAATCACTTTTCATTTTCTAGCAGcagtcgtagtaggcgtatctgacCTGTACCTTGCGACGGTAAAATTTCACGTTGAtcagttttgttttgaaaaagttgtgcaggATAGAAATCGAGGGAAGAATTTTGATTTAGGACACCCACATAAAAAATCCGTTGTGATTAGATACTAAAATAGCAAAATCGATGAAGGTGGCTAAATTGACCGGATATGAAGTATTGAAACGTTTCCGTGAACGTGCAACTGTTGTTCGAAAGGATCAGAGGACGCATGGTAGTGAACTTACGATCCGAAGCAGAAgttgaaggtattgagaacAGTTAAGGCAAACCAGGGACtctcggactacgacatcgccAAAAAAACACAACTCTAACCAAAGTACCATCTGGAGAATCCGCAGGCTAGAATGTCGTAATTTTCGTGCAtgcaagcaaccaaacaggaTGTTGAAGCAAAATCTGATGGCCAAAAGACGcgctcgaaagttgtacaacaaaattttgacgaagtacgaaggatgcatgctgatgaacgacgaaacgtacgtgaagatggatcTCCCAGGCCTAAAACTATGAGGGCTATGCCAGAGGAGATATCCATCAAGAAGTTCCATCTTCCATCTGCATTCCACCGTAGATGATACGCAACACCTTACGTTCAAAAACAGCAAAGTCCTCCGCGAGCGTGGTTCAGGTATTGTGACCGGAGGGACTGTCTGTCTTAGTGTCTCGTAGATAGTTATGACTCCATGCGATGACGAACTTTATTCGATCTCCGAGCATCTCCCGAATCCAAAATAAGCACGATTTCCTTCTATTTTGTGTTTTCGAACTCCTCTGTTGGTGTCATTGTCAGTGGTCACCAGTATGTCTAAGTACACCTCGATTTGACCACAGTCAATCTGTACTCGTGGTGGGAGATTTCCATTATATTCTCTGGATCCTCATGTGCTCATGTaccttttttttcgatgcgctGATGACAAGACTTGATCGTCGGGCTTCAACCTTTAATCTGATGAAAGTTCGTGCAACGATGTTAATATCATCGGCGAAACGAAATTTGTTCTTTTCCAAAGCGATGTCAAAAAACAAGCACGAAAATCCTCGTCGTAAACCCCTTCGAGACTCGAAGGTATATAAGATTGCCCCCAGGTTGGCAAACGACTGGACGAAgtgtaccatcggtacttcgtgTACCTGCAGGCCTAAATGAGACCCCTTTCGTGGTCCATTAGCTTCcagtccagtaactcctattaTCACATCCCCGCGGTCCCCGCGGttgggtacgagtaaccatagtgaagatcggatAACCAACCCCGGTGAGATTTTGGTCGAATGCTGATAGACGAGTCTTGTACATCTGAGCGCCTGAGCGCGGCAGATCCTCCGCGGATATCAGAGCCAtacgcaccacatcttcgtcgacttcaaatCCACATATGATACCATCGACCAACAACAGCTATAAAGAATCATGGATCAGAACGGCTGTCCCCGGAAGCTGAAAAACTGATTCacgcaacgatgaacggtgtgcagATCTAAGGCGATCTGTCGTAATCGTTTAAGACttacaggggacttcgacaagacgatggactctcctgtcggCTCTTCAACGAGGCGCTGGAATGTGTTGTGTAGAGAGCCGGCTTCACTTTAACATACGGggaacgattttcaacaagtcccagtcagtttatctgcttcgccgatgaCGTGGATATAATCGACAGAAACTCGAATCAGTACTGAATGGGCTTGGTATCAATGTGTCTAAGAATAAATgaatgctagctggagggactgaatccttcttggtagtagtgaggtgatcgacggcgacgagctcgacgTGGCCAAAGCattagtttagccgtgaaactcGAAGACGCATAATCAACGGAAGTCGTAGCAgtcctgcaaagatggtgtacGCATCGAATCCGGAGCAGGAGTTGGTAAGAATCGATGCGGTCGATAGTTGGGGAACCGCAGCTATGGGACGAGTGTATTGACGGAACAATGTTGTGAATAAAATTCAATCTCTTCATGGGATGTAGcacattgtaaataaataaataaataaatgaagaaCAGAATTTTCGATCTTCGTTACAAACTCGAAGAAAAATTCTGAGAAGCGCCTATGTGAGTCAAAAACCTTTGGCCACGAATGTTTGTATTGTACATTGTTTTCAACCATGTTACagcaaaaaaatgcatttttgggaCTTTTCATATGAGATTATAGAATGGATAGTACATGAAACGTCAActgaattgaagaaaaaaaaacaaaataaactgaTAATTTCTTCATTATATAAATAATCACAAATAAAGTGTGATATATGGTATACAATGGCCGCTCAAACGGGGAGCCTTATCATCTTTGCTACGTTCAGTCATCAGTCTTAGAATGGGAATCTGTTAGAGAGCACGGGGTAAAACTTACTTTCCTATAGTTTTCTACTGTGTAAAAAGGTCAAAATGCACTGGGGATGTGTTGTTCTGTACGTTATTTTTAGGAGGTCAGTTTGGAACGGACACATCAAACACATCTATGCATATTGAAAATTGGCAACAATAAATACACACTGTGACTTGGAATAACTTTGCGGGTTTCATCAATTGCCCACTGTTGTAAATATATCAATATTCCTCAGGACTTGCAATCGCGCAAGGTGCAAATGATGGCGTTCCTGTTATAGCTTTTGCGTTCAATACTTAAACATCGGTAGACAGAGTTTCGGTAACGTCACACTCGACCGATTCACAGTCATCGTCATCCACGGAGGTTTCCACACAGAGTTCTGGAAAAATAGATGACATTTGCGCGTATGTCAATCAGTTTTTATGTTGTATGACGAGTGCTCACATCCAGCATGCTAGTGTATTTCCGTGAGACATGCAGTTGTAAGTAACAAGTGAGTAACAATTAAGTGAGTTGGTCCAAAAGGGAAGGTAGAGAGCGATTGCAATTTAAAAAGGACAATTTGTATCAttggttttccatttcgattctagtcttacttttgagaaggtcctaaacaaaaattgctctagaatttccaaaaaaatatataactcaGAAACGGGTGGTCCGTATTTTATGGGGATATATAGAGAAAATAggcaatgttttatttttatttaatttcgaaAATTACACTTCAAATTCAATCTTCTCAAAAaaggtgtttttcttttttactttttgataTGTTGCAGTGGACAATTAACGAAGTATATCGCACATGGGGTcaagatgaaaaaaataatggtcacaaaagatatatatttttaaaaaatccaaaaatactATTggatggttcgtcactttacttccatttcggaaaatgccgggagtgagaattgaactcgtaacctttaacgtgagaggtacggatgatACCACTACATCAGATCGCAATCCTCTCCTTTCGAGCCCAATCTGATAGtttctttcatttttgattGGATGTTTACGTTCTATAGCTAGACTAACCCATGTAGTCATGCGTTTTATTGTTCCTCCTAAGGCATCGCATATACAgccgcaaacaatttttttttcaaaaaagtagaCTGCTCTCTTTTAATGATATCATTTGGCATTATTTTTTGTAGcttttgaatgaaaaagaaaacaaactcCTCCTTGTGTTTTGTGAACGTATCTATCGCATCTGACCCATTgttcaaaaataatttcatcaacacatttttcattcatttcttcTAATAATGTTTTTTCTAAGGACGTTGTATCAATGCAATTTTCACATCGGCGTGCAATGTAATCTACTGCTACAATTTTACATGTCAAACTATCTGTAAATACTTCTAATTCATTATAAAAGCTGTTTTTTTAAGCTGTGGGGTACATTTTCGTGAATGGTTAAGAGTATAGAGCTTTTAGACCGGAGTTGAGCAAAAGATGAACTCCGGCCTAAAAGCAATGTGGTAGTTATAAGCGTTTTTCGTCCTACCTAATTGTTACACAATCACGCTGACCAGGCAATGTTCGAATGGTTTCATCATCCTAGTAAAATTGCATAACCGCGTGCTTGATATTTTCATCCAATCCCCTGGCTATCCACGGACCAATGGTAGAACTCCGCTTTCATTCAGTTATCTTTTTGCTTCCGTTGCCGTGTAGAAAGACGTATTACATGttattcttcttttgaattatagagagtCAGataaattcggagtcaatggcgcAAGCGCGCTAAGTCAAtattatggtcgtcataatcgttctgccagatcaacaattgagtgtctagcgaaaaaattgaatccacaggcacagtacaaaatgttcccgtgtgtctagaatattgctgccgcttgTACATCAATTGAGGATggcccaaatcagtctctcacacgtcgttcacaagcgttgggcatctctgtgacttCGTTGTGgccaattttgcgaaaagattttGGTCTACGtacttacaagatcaaattgacgcaagaactgaggccgcttgaccaccagaagagtcgtatgttcgtgaaaatATGAACACAATTTTAGATTATTAATTgtaatgacatgaaacgctatgacttaggaataacattttattgagtaatttttatagctgtttcgatgatgttgccttttttttttcttctgtaggagcattgtaccaatgcgaccattagtttgatctattgtagtgcatgATGTTGCCTTTCATCAGTGTCGTAAAAATAACGATgcattcaccaatacaaacaaaaccattgcggaaaaatgaaaaatgaaaatcaactttctgttttcgagttttccgacgattTCTATTATACTTTGTAACAGCAGAtggaaatttaatatcttgtgggtaatcgattagagtctggttgatattacttgatgggaagtgtgcgaaaacgatcattttctacacactgtttcgcaaaatcatTGAATTTCGGGCGAGGAGTGAGGGAGGGAAATGAAAGGAGGGAGGGAAATGGAAGAAGTGAGCGTCATTGTTGTAGCCAATTGTGGCATTCTTCCACCTTCACTTTAATTAATTCAAGCATtcgaaaatcatcaaaatcaggAAAATTCACTTCTAGGTTGAAAAGACTcgaaaaacattcgaaaacgaTCAACAGTAGAGAACTTTcagataattttatttaaaaatttaaatagattccaattaaataataaaaattcgaaaaagatcaaaagttgagaattttcagccaattttattttcaaatcacTGTATCTCACCTTTTTAACCGCAAATTATGCGTACtttcagtaattttttttttaatttaaaactttaaaaaaaattactttttgttcataatttttcatatttgGCGCACTGGGGAATAATCTTCATTAGTTGTCTGTTGCAACATAGTCTAAATAATAACCTAAAACATTGCGGAAGCCACCAAGTCAAACCAACTATTTCTgggttttattttttgaaaattttcaatcaatttttgCTTAGGCACTTCTCAAAAGTAAGGCTAGAGTCGAGATGACAAACCGATGATGCAAAATATGCGTCTGAAAAATttgagccaaataaaaaaatacaaaaacaaaatatgaaaaGCAATCGTTATTTGCGGTGGAACAGCTCTAAATTAAAAATCATTGAAACTCTTTGCAGTAACAGAGATTTTCAAAGAACTCGAGAACTAAAGAATATGACAAGCAAACGACATTCATTCATAAAAGATTAATgggaatatataattttttatttctccaAATGGAGCTAAACAATCATGCAACAACGAAGATATAACTATGAACAATGTATACGCAAAATTGAAGAAACTCACCGGGTGCTGCGTTACTGATCACTGTCACCGAACTACTCTCTACGGAAAGATCTATACTCGCTGGCAACGGTGGGTTCGACTGCGCCGCATCGATCGTATGAGATTCATGCATTCGTGCCGGGATCGCGGGTGGAATATTGCTATTGGATCCAGTTACGTTGGTGCTACCAGCGCCCGTGTTAGCTGTATACATGGGTGATATGGAATTAACGCACGGGGGGACATAGTTGGGTGTGATGGGAGATATGCCTACGGCGGCGATAATGCGTGAGGATGAGCCAAAGTTTTGATGTGGTGTAGGGTAGGCGGATATGACAGTGCTATTGCCAGTTATGCGACGATGAGTTGCTTGCGCTGTGCGAAGAGAAGATGATTCAGAAGGGTGTTtgatatatacacacacacaatgAATAACATCATATTGCGACTTACCATAATTTGGTGGGCTACGAAATGAGCTGCTTTCCGGCGGTAGTTCCATCGGTGGCGGAAGTTGACTAGTGGCATCCACCGAGCTTTCCATTATTCGACTGGACATAATGCAGGGCCGTCCGTTCGGGTACATTGACATTGTCGTGTTATAATTTGGTGGATTGGGAAGCATGTTGGATAAATGAATTCCGCTGGAAACCGCATAGCTCGGATGAGTATTCGGATATTGGTGAGGTAGTCCGACGCCAGCACCAGTGCTACTGCCAATGCAGCACTGGCCACCGCTCGAAGCGTGCGAAGGACTGATCGAAATACCGGCGTGATGATGATACGGCGTATGATGAGAATGGTGATAATGGGATAAATTGTTATGATGTCCTAGTTGACTATGATGATGAATGTTGTTCAACGGGGGCGGTAAAACCGCTCCCACCGATGGATGTCGTGGTTGGTGCGGTCTAGTTTTGGTTTGTTCTGAAAGTGATAGTAGCTTTTTTACAGCCTGTGGTGAGGCGGCTCCAAATTTTGGCGGTCCACTATTGCCACTGCCAGAGCTACCTATCGACAGATTACTCATTCCAAGACCGAGGGCTCCTTTCTTTCCTTCGCTAGTGGAGCTAGTACTCGAAGTTGTAGAAAGGGTTGGTGAAGGATATCGTTTTCTCACCTGAACATTATTCGGTGTGCTTCCTCCCTGCTGCTCACACTCTAGAGAGAGCTTATGCAGTTCATCTTCGTCGGTGATGACTTTCATATTGTTCAGGTAAGCCTTTACCCTCCGTACCATCTGGGCTTCTTCGAACATTTTCTTCGGGTTAGGAGCAGCCGTTGATTTCTTCCTCCGTTTGACGGTATGACTGTGGATTGCTGGCGGGGGAGGCATCATCAAGTTGCCGCTCGATGGAACCGACATCTGATTCAGGGCAACCATTGCTGAGCTTGGTGGTTGACATTTCAATTCCAACATGGTTAGAATATCATACGGAGAATTGCACATTTGCAGCAAGGTGCGAACTTCCTTGGAAATCATACGAAGCTTTTCGAAATTAATGAGACTGTCAATTTTCGAATCATTACCCAAGTGAATGAAGGTAAGATCTTTCTTCACCACCGGGTAGAATGGAATTACCGGATGCTGAGCGTTAAGTTCTGTTTGAATGAGTTGGCGATATTTGGACATATTCCTAGAAGGATCCATAAGCTCTTGTAGGTCATTGAACAGCTTCTGATATTTGGAAGGTAACTTTTCCCACGATTGCCTCAGCCTCGACACTGCCGCATGTCCTAGCCCACTTATTATCGCAAATAAGCTATTAAAATTCTTGCATTCCTTGCAATGTCGCGCAATTTTTATAAACTGCTTTATAATTTTGCATCGTCGCATCATATTATGCTCGCTGCACACTTCTGTAACCACCCAGAACATTTCCCTATTGACTAGCTCAGCAAACTTCACGAGCATTGGTTTGCCGTATCGACTCTTCAAACTGAACAAATCATCAACGTATTCGGTTGACTCGATCTGCCGGAAGATAGAGAAATCCTGCAACGTAAGCTGAATCGCCAATTCGTTGGCGTTCAGTTGCAGAAAATGGACTGCGCTCTCGCGAATCAATTCCGGCGCGACATCGTCAGGTACCAGTGTTTCCGTAATTCCATTCGTTTTCAAATAATATCTGGAACTTAGCCCGATTCGCTCAGCGAGATTTTGCAGCTGATCCGGCAACCGCCGCTGTTTGATCATTCCACCCTCTCCAACGCTTACTTCACAGAGCGAGAAATTCGAGCTGGGATCGTGTATTCCAAACTCTTGCAACGCCAACATGACAACTTCATGTGCTGTTGTTTCCTTGTGTACCAGAAGATACTTGCACGTCTGATCCGACTTATACACCTTGAGAATGTGTTCGGGATAATCGCTCGCTCGTATCTCTTCATAGTAGAGAGCCCCGCTCTTCGGAATGATTGCCTCTGACGATAGGGTTTTCGCCGGTGTGTGCGGATGTTCTCGAAGGTCTGGATTGCTCTGATATGTCGATGTCGGTGGCGTTTCGTCCGAATCGGCCGTCGTTATGGATGACGTGGAAATGGAAGATGCCTGCGAGGACAGATTCACACTGATTCCCGAGGACCGGTCGCTACTATCGTAGTTACTATGGTTGCTgtggttgttgctgttgctatTGTTGTTGATGTTATCATCCTGGAAGACGATATTCTTCGGAAGCAGATTCATCTTGATGAGTGCCTTCTGGAGACGCTTCTTACCCCCAAGTGTCATGAAACTCGCCTTATTGTTGTTCATGTGGGATGAAGAAGGAGTGGAGGCTCCCGAATCTTTACGACCGTAATCCTCCCGCACCGGCAGCGGGATAAGGAATTGGGGCGTTGGCAATAAACCCGCCTTGTCAACTAAATCGAGcgatttttgcgattgcaatagATCTGCTCGTAAGTTTCTTTTCAGATCGATCTTCAGCTTGCCGGAGTCCCCGTCAGCATTCGAAAGCATTCCCTTGAACGCCCATAGATTACTCTTGATCGTGATACTTAAATGTGTGGTTCCTTTCAACAGCTCCAATGCTCTCGCACATGTTATGTGCTCAAAATTCTGTCCATTTACTTCCAATATTTGATCTCCCCTCTTCAAACCGACGTCGTAGGCTTTTGTTCTTTGCTCGACCCGTGTAATGAAGATGCCTCCTGGTCCCCCGGATATTTCAAAATTCAAGTTCTCATCTCTGGAACTTCTAGCCAGAGTAACGTTCCGTTCCCTTGCGTTATGTTGAGCGTAAACATGCAATAACCTCAACTGTTCCAGCATATTCTTTTTCTCCAGAGCCGATTCGAAAATCTCCAGAAACTCCATCATCTGAGGATCGGTGTCAAAATCAGTAAAATGGTTGTTCACCCAGAGAAGAACCACTCTGGTAACACGATCACAAATATCGTTCGCCGAGGCTTGGTGCATCGCATCCAACAGCTCGTTCCCGTCATCTGTCCCGTCGACATTGAACCATTTCAAAAGTTGCTTCGAAACTTCAATCGGATCACTAATAAACGTTCGAAACGTTAGCAGAAAATCTTCCACGTAATTCGGATCAGTTGAAGTGGTGTCCTCAATCAACTGCTGAGTTAACCGATCCACTGTTCCACGGATAACGACGTAACCCTTCCGAGACCCGTTTTCCCCCGTACTGTTTCTCAGCTCCGTCACCATAACGACCTGTCCATCTTCCTCAATTTTCCTAATATTATCCTCACCCTGATGCTGTATCCGATAGTAATCCGTCTGAGTGATACACACAAACTGACAATCATCACACTTAGTCCTCATGATGCCCCGGTGATACAGTTTATCCATCGTCGGCATAATGCCAAAACTATCTCCTATGTGCAGATATTCGATCTCCCCGTTGGCGTGCTCAATCTCTACGTGCCCGTTGATCAGCACACTCCACGAGTCCAGTTCCTCCCCATCGTTCATAACGATGGTCCCCGCCTTCTCGACCACGGCGAACACCATAACCGAGCAGAGGGCCCGCCTCACGGCGAATGTCATGTTGGTGAACGCCTTCAATTTTTGAGTGAACTCTAGCAGTATATCGATGTCATCCACCGTACGATCGCTCGGATCCTTCTCCAAACATTCCCGTACGGTATCACGGACACTCAAACTCTGTttgtagaagaaggaaaaatgtgAACAGATGCAAGgcgaaaaaatattgattcgtTTTGCATTAGAATGTTAAAAAAGAATACTCACATCAATACTTTCGGCAATATCCTCCTCATCAGAATCCACCACGGATTCCACCAATCCGGAGAGATCAACCTCATCGGAATCGAGCGAGGAGCTCGTAACGGACGTCATCGTGTCCGCCTGGCTGATATCGCTTGAATGCGATAGACGATTGCCTCTGTCGTACAACTCCGGTGGAATTCCGGTAGTTAACTGAAAAATGCAGTTGAAATAGTTTCAATGTGTTAGAGATTTCTGGGTATGTGGTACTATTTTTTATATagggcgaactcgattatacacagtctccaatttttttttcactgtatataatcgaatcctgaatATAACTGagtcaaagcaatttttaaattgttttatatacatatattttatgtttcttgaatataaaaaaagaatttatttttttattcatcccctcaatgtcaaaaaaatacctttctcacataaaaaatctGAATTCTTTGAGAAGGCGAtaaaggatcatatttgatgaaaaaaaatccttctatgcatatgttcgattttcaacaatgacagagttattgaactttttatctgttcccagcaaacattaaatcgtataactcgTCGCATATAAAGTGAGATCAAATCAAAGTCATATACAATGTGGGCTTggccgatgatctagtcataatggtacgtggcaagttcaacgacgtgatatcgagcagaatgcagatggccttaaactttACATAATCTTGATACCATTAACACAGAAGgtttgagcataaatccctcaaaaacaacaattattcaTTTCACTAAAAAGAGAAaacagcatctgcagtctttaAATCTTGGGGAAGAGGAAATAAAAAGCAgcacttcagtgaaatatctaggggttatcctagatgctaaactaaactggaatgCGTACTTAGATTCCATAATCAGCAAGGCCAACAGCCCTATGGGCatgctctaaaatgataggaagaacatggggccttaaaccaaaaatggttatgtgggtctacactgtagctataaaaaaactaaacaaactccatccactagcatgcgttgcaattactggagcaatgcgaagcacttCAAAGGCCAATTGAACCAATATATTCAGCTAAAGGCTAAAAAGGCGCTCTAAACattaaaagatggaaaaaaataattaaacggggacaaaactggtcatttGAGCATCATGAATCTCTCATCCattggaccagcctcagagatgaacagtgattggatggaacctaggactaattatgacattccatacagagtgatcgaacattctcgttcagtatgggatgaaggtggtcccaacgttcgtaatggttcaatcatgttctacactgatgggtcgaaaatgggaatcagaacaggtgccggagtgtatgtgcccagaacaaaaatctctgtggctatgggaaactggtcaacaattttcaggcagaaataactgcaataatagaatgttcaaatttctgcctcaaaaaaaaatatagacatgctaacatccaCATATTCTCAGa from Toxorhynchites rutilus septentrionalis strain SRP chromosome 3, ASM2978413v1, whole genome shotgun sequence encodes:
- the LOC129780329 gene encoding rap guanine nucleotide exchange factor 2 isoform X3 translates to MTDRKLPISLSDHSEFGINHGVGTTIIGGASSVGFGVGVGLPGIGISRTLVASVPGGGSNGNVNNKHAITRLKHANSLTTGIPPELYDRGNRLSHSSDISQADTMTSVTSSSLDSDEVDLSGLVESVVDSDEEDIAESIDSLSVRDTVRECLEKDPSDRTVDDIDILLEFTQKLKAFTNMTFAVRRALCSVMVFAVVEKAGTIVMNDGEELDSWSVLINGHVEIEHANGEIEYLHIGDSFGIMPTMDKLYHRGIMRTKCDDCQFVCITQTDYYRIQHQGEDNIRKIEEDGQVVMVTELRNSTGENGSRKGYVVIRGTVDRLTQQLIEDTTSTDPNYVEDFLLTFRTFISDPIEVSKQLLKWFNVDGTDDGNELLDAMHQASANDICDRVTRVVLLWVNNHFTDFDTDPQMMEFLEIFESALEKKNMLEQLRLLHVYAQHNARERNVTLARSSRDENLNFEISGGPGGIFITRVEQRTKAYDVGLKRGDQILEVNGQNFEHITCARALELLKGTTHLSITIKSNLWAFKGMLSNADGDSGKLKIDLKRNLRADLLQSQKSLDLVDKAGLLPTPQFLIPLPVREDYGRKDSGASTPSSSHMNNNKASFMTLGGKKRLQKALIKMNLLPKNIVFQDDNINNNSNSNNHSNHSNYDSSDRSSGISVNLSSQASSISTSSITTADSDETPPTSTYQSNPDLREHPHTPAKTLSSEAIIPKSGALYYEEIRASDYPEHILKVYKSDQTCKYLLVHKETTAHEVVMLALQEFGIHDPSSNFSLCEVSVGEGGMIKQRRLPDQLQNLAERIGLSSRYYLKTNGITETLVPDDVAPELIRESAVHFLQLNANELAIQLTLQDFSIFRQIESTEYVDDLFSLKSRYGKPMLVKFAELVNREMFWVVTEVCSEHNMMRRCKIIKQFIKIARHCKECKNFNSLFAIISGLGHAAVSRLRQSWEKLPSKYQKLFNDLQELMDPSRNMSKYRQLIQTELNAQHPVIPFYPVVKKDLTFIHLGNDSKIDSLINFEKLRMISKEVRTLLQMCNSPYDILTMLELKCQPPSSAMVALNQMSVPSSGNLMMPPPPAIHSHTVKRRKKSTAAPNPKKMFEEAQMVRRVKAYLNNMKVITDEDELHKLSLECEQQGGSTPNNVQVRKRYPSPTLSTTSSTSSTSEGKKGALGLGMSNLSIGSSGSGNSGPPKFGAASPQAVKKLLSLSEQTKTRPHQPRHPSVGAVLPPPLNNIHHHSQLGHHNNLSHYHHSHHTPYHHHAGISISPSHASSGGQCCIGSSTGAGVGLPHQYPNTHPSYAVSSGIHLSNMLPNPPNYNTTMSMYPNGRPCIMSSRIMESSVDATSQLPPPMELPPESSSFRSPPNYANTGAGSTNVTGSNSNIPPAIPARMHESHTIDAAQSNPPLPASIDLSVESSSVTVISNAAPELCVETSVDDDDCESVECDVTETLSTDV
- the LOC129780329 gene encoding rap guanine nucleotide exchange factor 2 isoform X4; this translates as MTDRKLPISLSDHSEFGINHGVGTTIIGGASSVGFGVGVGLPGIGISRTLVASVPGGGSNGNVNNKHAITRLKHANSLTTGIPPELYDRGNRLSHSSDISQADTMTSVTSSSLDSDEVDLSGLVESVVDSDEEDIAESIDSLSVRDTVRECLEKDPSDRTVDDIDILLEFTQKLKAFTNMTFAVRRALCSVMVFAVVEKAGTIVMNDGEELDSWSVLINGHVEIEHANGEIEYLHIGDSFGIMPTMDKLYHRGIMRTKCDDCQFVCITQTDYYRIQHQGEDNIRKIEEDGQVVMVTELRNSTGENGSRKGYVVIRGTVDRLTQQLIEDTTSTDPNYVEDFLLTFRTFISDPIEVSKQLLKWFNVDGTDDGNELLDAMHQASANDICDRVTRVVLLWVNNHFTDFDTDPQMMEFLEIFESALEKKNMLEQLRLLHVYAQHNARERNVTLARSSRDENLNFEISGGPGGIFITRVEQRTKAYDVGLKRGDQILEVNGQNFEHITCARALELLKGTTHLSITIKSNLWAFKGMLSNADGDSGKLKIDLKRNLRADLLQSQKSLDLVDKAGLLPTPQFLIPLPVREDYGRKDSGASTPSSSHMNNNKASFMTLGGKKRLQKALIKMNLLPKNIVFQDDNINNNSNSNNHSNHSNYDSSDRSSGISVNLSSQASSISTSSITTADSDETPPTSTYQSNPDLREHPHTPAKTLSSEAIIPKSGALYYEEIRASDYPEHILKVYKSDQTCKYLLVHKETTAHEVVMLALQEFGIHDPSSNFSLCEVSVGEGGMIKQRRLPDQLQNLAERIGLSSRYYLKTNGITETLVPDDVAPELIRESAVHFLQLNANELAIQLTLQDFSIFRQIESTEYVDDLFSLKSRYGKPMLVKFAELVNREMFWVVTEVCSEHNMMRRCKIIKQFIKIARHCKECKNFNSLFAIISGLGHAAVSRLRQSWEKLPSKYQKLFNDLQELMDPSRNMSKYRQLIQTELNAQHPVIPFYPVVKKDLTFIHLGNDSKIDSLINFEKLRMISKEVRTLLQMCNSPYDILTMLELKCQPPSSAMVALNQMSVPSSGNLMMPPPPAIHSHTVKRRKKSTAAPNPKKMFEEAQMVRRVKAYLNNMKVITDEDELHKLSLECEQQGGSTPNNVQVRKRYPSPTLSTTSSTSSTSEGKKGALGLGMSNLSIGSSGSGNSGPPKFGAASPQAVKKLLSLSEQTKTRPHQPRHPSVGAVLPPPLNNIHHHSQLGHHNNLSHYHHSHHTPYHHHAGISISPSHASSGGQCCIGSSTGAGVGLPHQYPNTHPSYAVSSGIHLSNMLPNPPNYNTTMSMYPNGRPCIMSSRIMESSVDATSQLPPPMELPPESSSFRSPPNYELCVETSVDDDDCESVECDVTETLSTDV